CCCTGACCGCCGCGATTACAAAAGTTCTCGCAGAAAGCGGCAAAGCGGAATTCCAGGACTACAACCAGATCGATAAAGCACCGGAAGAACGCGAACGCGGTATTACCATCAACACCTCGCACGTAGAATACGAAACCGACAACCGTCACTACGCTCACGTAGACTGCCCGGGCCACGCCGACTATGTTAAAAACATGATCACCGGCGCCGCGCAGATGGACGGTGCGATCCT
This window of the Negativicoccus succinicivorans genome carries:
- a CDS encoding GTP-binding protein — translated: MAKAHFERSKPHVNIGTIGHVDHGKTTLTAAITKVLAESGKAEFQDYNQIDKAPEERERGITINTSHVEYETDNRHYAHVDCPGHADYVKNMITGAAQMDGAIL